A window of Ranitomeya variabilis isolate aRanVar5 chromosome 2, aRanVar5.hap1, whole genome shotgun sequence contains these coding sequences:
- the HTR1B gene encoding 5-hydroxytryptamine receptor 1B yields the protein MEPQTQCPPAADNVNVSQTNYSYDGTSCIAGLDHYDQESGLTFWSIILTIILAIITLATLLSNAFVIATVYQTRKLHTPANYLIASLAFTDFLVSILVLPISTLYTVTGKWTLGQIICDMWLSSDITCCTASILHLCVIALDRYWAITDAVEYTKKRTPKRAVIMIALVWVFSISISMPPLFWRQSKIEELTMCAVNTDHVLYTVYSTVGAFYLPTLLLIALYGRIYVEARSRILKQSPKSTGKRLTKAHLITDSPGSSSVSSTNSRAADVSSDTSSPVYLNQVKVKISDALLEKKKIMAARERKATKTLGIILGAYIVCWLPFFIISLVMPICKDACWFHPAIFDFFNWLGYLNSLINPIIYTMSNEDFKQAFHKLIHRFSCPS from the coding sequence ATGGAGCCACAGACCCAGTGCCCACCAGCTGCTGACAATGTGAATGTTTCTCAAACCAATTACTCCTATGATGGTACAAGTTGCATTGCAGGTCTGGACCACTACGATCAGGAGTCTGGCTTGACCTTCTGGAGCATAATCCTCACCATTATCTTGGCTATCATTACTCTTGCCACTTTATTGTCCAATGCATTTGTAATTGCAACAGTGTATCAGACCAGAAAATTGCACACGCCTGCCAACTATCTCATAGCTTCATTGGCATTCACAGACTTTTTAGTGTCTATTCTTGTCTTGCCAATCAGCACCTTGTATACTGTAACTGGCAAATGGACTTTGGGGCAGATCATATGTGATATGTGGTTGTCCTCGGATATTACTTGTTGCACTGCATCTATTCTACATTTATGTGTCATAGCATTGGATAGATACTGGGCAATCACTGATGCAGTAGAGTACACAAAGAAAAGGACTCCAAAAAGGGCGGTTATAATGATAGCACTTGTGTGGGTCTTCTCAATATCGATTTCAATGCCCCCACTATTTTGGCGCCAATCAAAGATAGAAGAGCTTACGATGTGTGCTGTGAATACAGATCATGTTCTATATACTGTTTATTCCACTGTTGGGGCATTTTATTTACCAACATTACTACTAATTGCCCTTTATGGGAGAATCTATGTAGAAGCCAGGTCTAGAATTCTGAAACAATCACCGAAGAGCACAGGCAAACGATTGACAAAGGCTCATCTAATTACTGATTCCCCAGGATCTTCTTCTGTGTCCTCAACCAACTCAAGGGCTGCAGATGTGTCAAGTGACACAAGTTCTCCAGTATACTTGAATCAGGTGAAAGTTAAAATATCAGATGCTTTACTAGAGAAGAAAAAGATAATGGCAGCCAGGGAGAGGAAGGCTACCAAGACTCTGGGGATCATACTTGGAGCATACATCGTTTGTTGGTTACCATTTTTCATTATTTCATTGGTTATGCCCATTTGCAAAGACGCTTGCTGGTTCCATCCTGCTATTTTTGACTTTTTCAACTGGCTTGGATATCTCAATTCTTTAATAAATCCAATAATCTATACAATGTCAAATGAGGACTTCAAACAAGCCTTTCACAAACTAATTCATCGTTTTAGTTGTCCATCATGA